A portion of the Salarias fasciatus chromosome 15, fSalaFa1.1, whole genome shotgun sequence genome contains these proteins:
- the LOC115402532 gene encoding uncharacterized protein LOC115402532 isoform X1: MLRWNRRPLAGLEPLLSKRKRLISLNTVWDGYQTHTSDRATQHVAPKSICESEALETGDRIDSTSLSEQTASWADTHNSVKRVLDHLKSKQDTGEFFLSDTVNQKFGEFHRNISDECGAEDKQHSWAVLEKKEAIIMYGPYYPNYNKGEHSEDTIIRQTQELLETEGDPEDWKVYIFTMNSPCLARNTDPCMLKLVHKAQEWWRLYGVKTHIGFVRCWGFKGNKENVFKDISYQQVECINQSEDFKSYVQTAEKALTDADPLCEAVFCVAKRLLKSEPVKEFPLTTTVQKQDRKSYCKSMHTKFESKPEDERKVLTQEVRRVTEAAEVLLSDQTGSLEEYLERGSRFILGHSFASQVCGTLQDEMRLAFQQCWTEMVQDMYAEFIREKLTEDFNHCTIQLFIQDILKITAECLQIGKVELSEEDPNAFRF; the protein is encoded by the exons AT GTTAAGGTGGAATCGTCGACCTCTGGCTGGATTAGAGCCTCTGCTAAGCAAAAGGAAACGCTTGATCAGTCTGAACACCGTATGGGACGGATACCAGACTCACACAAGTGACAGAGCAACACAACATGTAGCCCCAAA GAGCATCTGTGAATCCGAAGCCCTTGAGACCGGTGATCGGATTGACTCGACAAGCCTCTCCGAGCAAACCGCCTCTTGGGCTGACACACACAACTCCGTGAAAAGAGTTCTAGATCACCTCAAGTCAAAACAAGACACTGGTGAATTTTTCCTCAGCGACACAGTGAACCAGAAATTTGGGGAGTTTCACCGCAACATCAGCGACGAATGCGGTGCAGAGGATAAGCAGCATTCGTGGGCCGTTCTTGAGAAAAAGGAGGCGATCATCATGTACGGACCTTATTATCCAAACTACAACAAGGGGGAGCACAGCGAGGACACCATCATACGACAAACTCAGGAGCTCCTGGAGACCGAAGGCGACCCAGAAGACTGGAAGGTGTACATTTTCACCATGAACAGCCCTTGCTTGGCGAGAAACACAGATCCATGCATGCTAAAGCTGGTCCATAAGGCTCAGGAGTGGTGGCGCTTGTACGGAGTGAAGACTCATATTGGCTTTGTAAGATGCTGGGGCTtcaaaggaaacaaagaaaatgtcttcaaagaCATCAGCTACCAACAAGTAGAATGCATAAATCAGAGTGAAGACTTTAAGAGTTACgttcaaacagctgaaaaggCCTTAACTGATGCTGATCctctgtgtgaagctgtgttttgtgttgctaAGCGTCTGCTGAAATCTGAACCAGTCAAAGAGTTCCCATTAACGACTACGGTGCAGAAGCAGGACCGGAAGAGCTACTGCAAAAGCATGCACACGAAATTTGAAAGCAAACCCGAAGATGAGAGAAAAGTCCTGACGCAGGAAGTGAGAAGAGTGACGGAAGCTGCAGAGGTTCTGCTGTCAGATCAAACTGGGAGTCTGGAGGAATACCTAGAAAGAGGAAGCAGGTTTATACTGGGTCACAGCTTCGCCTCCCAGGTGTGCGGCACCCTCCAGGATGAAATGAGGCTGGCTTTCCAGCAGTGCTGGACGGAGATGGTGCAGGACATGTACGCGGAGTTCATCAGGGAGAAGCTGACCGAGGACTTTAATCACTGCACCATCCAGCTGTTTATCCAAGACATCCTGAAGATCACAGCAGAGTGTTTACAGATCGGAAAAGTCGAGCTTTCAGAGGAAGATCCAAAtgctttcag attttaa
- the LOC115402532 gene encoding uncharacterized protein LOC115402532 isoform X2 translates to MYGPYYPNYNKGEHSEDTIIRQTQELLETEGDPEDWKVYIFTMNSPCLARNTDPCMLKLVHKAQEWWRLYGVKTHIGFVRCWGFKGNKENVFKDISYQQVECINQSEDFKSYVQTAEKALTDADPLCEAVFCVAKRLLKSEPVKEFPLTTTVQKQDRKSYCKSMHTKFESKPEDERKVLTQEVRRVTEAAEVLLSDQTGSLEEYLERGSRFILGHSFASQVCGTLQDEMRLAFQQCWTEMVQDMYAEFIREKLTEDFNHCTIQLFIQDILKITAECLQIGKVELSEEDPNAFRF, encoded by the exons ATGTACGGACCTTATTATCCAAACTACAACAAGGGGGAGCACAGCGAGGACACCATCATACGACAAACTCAGGAGCTCCTGGAGACCGAAGGCGACCCAGAAGACTGGAAGGTGTACATTTTCACCATGAACAGCCCTTGCTTGGCGAGAAACACAGATCCATGCATGCTAAAGCTGGTCCATAAGGCTCAGGAGTGGTGGCGCTTGTACGGAGTGAAGACTCATATTGGCTTTGTAAGATGCTGGGGCTtcaaaggaaacaaagaaaatgtcttcaaagaCATCAGCTACCAACAAGTAGAATGCATAAATCAGAGTGAAGACTTTAAGAGTTACgttcaaacagctgaaaaggCCTTAACTGATGCTGATCctctgtgtgaagctgtgttttgtgttgctaAGCGTCTGCTGAAATCTGAACCAGTCAAAGAGTTCCCATTAACGACTACGGTGCAGAAGCAGGACCGGAAGAGCTACTGCAAAAGCATGCACACGAAATTTGAAAGCAAACCCGAAGATGAGAGAAAAGTCCTGACGCAGGAAGTGAGAAGAGTGACGGAAGCTGCAGAGGTTCTGCTGTCAGATCAAACTGGGAGTCTGGAGGAATACCTAGAAAGAGGAAGCAGGTTTATACTGGGTCACAGCTTCGCCTCCCAGGTGTGCGGCACCCTCCAGGATGAAATGAGGCTGGCTTTCCAGCAGTGCTGGACGGAGATGGTGCAGGACATGTACGCGGAGTTCATCAGGGAGAAGCTGACCGAGGACTTTAATCACTGCACCATCCAGCTGTTTATCCAAGACATCCTGAAGATCACAGCAGAGTGTTTACAGATCGGAAAAGTCGAGCTTTCAGAGGAAGATCCAAAtgctttcag attttaa